The genomic stretch CCCACAATGCCAAGGTGCGTCCCTTCACCCCACCCTGAGGCTCGAAGTATTCTTTGATCTTATCAGCGAGTACATGCTTTTGGGCGTTGTTGACGCTGTCCACGGACTGAATAAGACGAGCTTCGTAGCCGTAATCCTTCGCCGTATCGATGAGTGCTTTGACATCCTTGGGAAAACAAGAACCACCATAACCAACACCGGGATAAATAAAGCTGTAGCCAATTCGGCTATCAGAGCCGATTCCAGCGCGAACCTCGGTGACATTCGCTCCGACGCGTTCACAAATATTGGCCACTTCGTTGATGAAAGAAATCTTGGTGGCAAGCATGCAGTTGGCGGCATACTTGGTCATCTCTGCAGAACGCACTCCCATAACGATCAGCTTCTCACGGCTGCGAGCAAAGGGACCGTACAACTGCTGCAAAACGGCTGCGGATTCGGCATTCTCAGTTCCAACGACAACCCGGTCAGGCTTCATGAAGTCATTGACCGCGTCACCTTCTTTCAGGAACTCAGGATTGGAAACTACATCGAAAGGTATTGATTCTCCGCGCTTTTCCAACTCTTCGTTGATAATACCACGGACACGATCAGCCGTACCGACAGGGACTGTGGATTTATCAACGACGATTTTCGGTCCAGTCATCTTCTGGCCGATTTCTCGAGCAACTGCATCAACATATTTGAGATCGCAGCGTCCATCAGGCAGGCTAGGCGTTCCCACGGTGATGAAAATGACCTGGCAATCCGCCATTCCTTCTT from Pseudodesulfovibrio profundus encodes the following:
- a CDS encoding UDP-glucose dehydrogenase family protein is translated as MNVCIVGTGYVGLVSAACFAEMGNNIFCVDVNPKVVETLEAGKVHIYEPGLEDLVKRNTAQGRLNFTTSLEEGMADCQVIFITVGTPSLPDGRCDLKYVDAVAREIGQKMTGPKIVVDKSTVPVGTADRVRGIINEELEKRGESIPFDVVSNPEFLKEGDAVNDFMKPDRVVVGTENAESAAVLQQLYGPFARSREKLIVMGVRSAEMTKYAANCMLATKISFINEVANICERVGANVTEVRAGIGSDSRIGYSFIYPGVGYGGSCFPKDVKALIDTAKDYGYEARLIQSVDSVNNAQKHVLADKIKEYFEPQGGVKGRTLALWGIAFKANTDDIREASATEIIKDLTALGMKVRAYDPVANERAREEIGDIEGLEIIDDQNAVLEDADALAVVTDWNQFRDPDFDNIKRQLKAPIVFDGRNLYQPERMGEAGFAYFSIGRQPVK